Proteins co-encoded in one Clostridiales bacterium genomic window:
- a CDS encoding UvrD-helicase domain-containing protein: MSNLLFDSVSLLINDGRPFTPEQYRAITEDGNIIVSAGAGSGKTTVMIARIINKLLLGASLNDMLIVTFTRASAQDMRIKLNEKLAILSRHVDERISSAALAALEQTSTCNIGTLHSYCQKLVKQYFFAAEIDPAAVVCEEGEAGLIKRAAVIAAIERAKRSGDEYFAAVSDMLKTRRSSDGLIDAVSDIVDFALSTSDPDEYLDRAKPDDQYDAALKSLLADKRADIQDKVDELKQRLQANEMAGHLEIIDEFIDYIDGKINSFTSLVGKKFKCDTPEKSIIGKTFSDLRENVKKLREQYDEADKARGIESYPYIKALCAVARDAMTAYADSKAKQGKIDYSDLEHGAYRVLKNDECLQSVMRGVRFVFIDEFQDVNPLQNDIANLLGAGSDASGHTDGAETFVVGDVKQSIYGFRRCSPSHFKNAIARAENGSGITHIALAKNFRSSNEVVDFVNRVMSGVMTEDFGGVDYATPEQKLVCGRPDIKYGDARFVAVPPVEKKKQSDDMSGEYSVKNAAAGNDCDPQAKFIADSIVQYVAEQNERAEREAQNRGESSKKTDFKLSDIAVLMRSADPTFCASLAAELKLRGISYTFGRKSSVKSYPEAVALVDIARCVDNRLDDVALYTALRSPMGGFSDKELLEISKTGESLIPEDAPCLSPNGKDHAFIQKAAAYDGALKSRLDRFFEILDGFTKIAKVRDCGSVLGEITSVIDYFQFVYENGGQAGAVQALIDYASAKRVDLHAFLEYYDAADFELEADDSGNGVIITTIHSSKGLEYDFVIVADLQHRFNERDNVGKVIIGDSGVFIKSPDTAARTLTKSIPYCLANLSAPQVTRQEELRLLYVALTRAKRRLLCCCRADAPVAYPSPPDARRMLDFMRNIASLPSDVPDYSGAPADEPLDVCQKAVEAIKTRLELSNAKYTETHKARELPIKTCVTRVASEEESADEDELPVYIPPVTDDDRDTVGSGGADARLRGTAYHRAMELVDLLNPDIDSVKAVCENAELVNFDDISRAVKAVAPLVRNARAHAKEKYFIVDVSADELYKTTEYNGAGVLVQGVIDLFIIDSDGKAIIVDYKTGDPEHLRNDGYRTQLELYSKAVEKSTGIRVKRACLYSFTSGEFVDF; the protein is encoded by the coding sequence ATGAGTAATTTATTATTCGATAGCGTGAGCTTACTCATTAATGACGGCAGACCGTTTACGCCCGAGCAGTACCGCGCAATTACCGAGGACGGAAATATAATCGTGTCGGCGGGCGCGGGCAGCGGCAAAACGACGGTCATGATCGCGCGGATCATAAACAAGCTTCTTTTGGGCGCTAGCCTAAATGATATGCTTATCGTAACGTTTACTCGTGCGTCTGCGCAGGATATGCGCATTAAGCTGAATGAAAAGCTAGCTATTCTTTCGCGCCATGTCGACGAGCGGATAAGCTCCGCCGCGCTCGCCGCGCTCGAACAAACTTCGACCTGTAATATAGGCACGCTCCACAGCTATTGCCAAAAGCTTGTTAAGCAGTATTTCTTTGCGGCGGAGATCGACCCTGCGGCGGTTGTTTGCGAGGAAGGCGAAGCCGGGCTGATAAAACGCGCGGCGGTCATTGCGGCAATCGAGCGCGCAAAGAGAAGCGGCGACGAGTATTTCGCCGCGGTATCCGATATGCTCAAAACGCGCAGGAGCAGCGACGGGCTTATAGACGCGGTGTCCGATATTGTCGACTTTGCGTTGTCGACGTCCGATCCCGACGAGTATCTCGATCGCGCCAAGCCCGACGATCAATACGACGCCGCGCTAAAAAGCTTGCTTGCCGATAAGCGCGCCGATATTCAAGATAAAGTGGACGAGCTAAAACAGCGACTGCAAGCAAACGAGATGGCGGGGCATCTTGAAATAATCGACGAATTTATCGACTATATCGACGGCAAGATAAACAGCTTCACTTCGCTCGTCGGCAAAAAGTTTAAGTGCGATACCCCCGAAAAATCGATAATCGGTAAGACCTTTTCCGATTTGAGAGAGAATGTTAAAAAGCTCCGCGAGCAGTACGATGAAGCTGACAAGGCGAGGGGGATAGAGAGCTATCCGTATATTAAAGCGTTATGTGCCGTCGCTCGCGACGCGATGACCGCTTACGCCGACAGCAAAGCAAAGCAGGGCAAGATCGATTATTCCGACTTAGAACACGGTGCGTACCGTGTGCTTAAAAACGACGAGTGCTTGCAGAGCGTTATGCGCGGCGTGCGGTTCGTATTTATCGACGAGTTTCAGGACGTCAACCCGTTGCAAAACGATATTGCCAATCTTCTTGGAGCCGGCAGCGATGCTTCGGGCCATACCGACGGCGCGGAGACCTTCGTTGTCGGCGACGTCAAACAGTCCATTTACGGCTTTCGCAGATGCAGTCCGTCGCATTTCAAAAACGCAATTGCACGCGCCGAAAACGGAAGCGGAATAACACATATCGCGCTTGCAAAGAATTTCCGTTCCTCGAACGAGGTTGTAGATTTCGTAAACCGTGTTATGAGCGGTGTTATGACCGAGGATTTCGGCGGTGTGGATTACGCCACGCCCGAGCAAAAGCTCGTTTGCGGCAGACCCGATATTAAGTACGGCGACGCGCGGTTTGTTGCCGTTCCGCCCGTCGAGAAGAAAAAGCAGTCGGACGATATGAGCGGCGAGTATTCGGTTAAAAACGCCGCGGCGGGAAACGACTGCGATCCGCAGGCAAAGTTTATTGCCGATAGTATCGTCCAATATGTCGCCGAGCAAAACGAGCGCGCGGAGCGTGAAGCGCAGAATAGGGGCGAAAGCAGTAAAAAGACTGATTTCAAATTAAGCGATATTGCAGTGCTTATGCGCTCGGCAGATCCTACGTTTTGTGCTTCTCTCGCCGCAGAATTAAAGCTTCGCGGTATAAGCTACACCTTCGGGCGCAAGTCGTCTGTCAAGAGCTATCCCGAAGCGGTCGCGCTCGTAGATATAGCGCGGTGCGTGGACAACCGCCTGGACGACGTCGCGCTGTATACCGCATTGCGCTCGCCTATGGGCGGGTTCTCGGATAAAGAGCTTCTCGAAATATCTAAAACGGGAGAGTCTCTTATTCCGGAGGACGCACCATGCCTTTCGCCTAACGGCAAGGATCACGCTTTTATTCAAAAGGCGGCCGCCTACGACGGGGCGCTTAAATCTCGCTTGGACAGATTTTTCGAAATACTCGACGGGTTTACCAAGATCGCCAAGGTGCGTGACTGCGGCAGCGTTTTGGGCGAGATCACTTCGGTCATCGACTATTTCCAGTTTGTGTACGAAAACGGCGGACAGGCGGGCGCGGTGCAGGCGCTTATAGACTATGCCTCGGCGAAGCGTGTTGACCTTCATGCATTCCTCGAATATTACGACGCCGCTGACTTCGAGTTAGAAGCGGACGACAGCGGTAACGGCGTTATCATTACGACAATTCACTCGTCTAAGGGCTTGGAGTACGATTTTGTCATTGTTGCTGACCTCCAACATAGATTTAATGAGCGCGACAACGTGGGCAAGGTGATAATCGGCGACAGCGGAGTATTTATAAAATCGCCCGATACCGCCGCACGCACGCTTACTAAAAGTATCCCGTATTGCTTGGCCAACTTATCCGCGCCGCAGGTCACGCGGCAGGAAGAACTGCGCCTATTGTACGTTGCGCTTACCCGCGCCAAACGCCGACTGTTATGCTGCTGCCGCGCCGACGCGCCCGTCGCATACCCGTCGCCACCCGACGCTCGGCGTATGCTCGATTTCATGCGCAATATCGCGTCGCTGCCGAGCGACGTTCCCGATTACTCGGGAGCGCCTGCCGACGAGCCTTTAGACGTTTGCCAGAAAGCGGTTGAGGCCATAAAAACACGTTTGGAATTATCCAACGCCAAGTATACCGAAACACATAAGGCGCGTGAGCTTCCGATAAAAACTTGTGTAACGCGCGTTGCGAGCGAAGAGGAAAGCGCGGACGAGGATGAATTGCCTGTATATATTCCGCCTGTTACAGACGACGACAGAGATACGGTCGGCTCGGGCGGAGCGGACGCAAGACTGCGTGGCACGGCGTACCACCGCGCAATGGAGCTTGTCGATTTGCTAAATCCCGATATCGACAGTGTAAAGGCGGTTTGCGAAAACGCCGAGCTAGTAAACTTCGACGATATCTCGCGCGCCGTAAAGGCGGTCGCGCCGCTCGTGAGAAACGCGCGCGCACACGCCAAGGAAAAGTATTTCATAGTGGACGTCTCTGCCGACGAGCTTTATAAAACGACCGAGTATAACGGCGCCGGCGTACTTGTTCAGGGCGTTATCGATTTGTTTATCATCGACTCGGACGGTAAGGCGATTATCGTTGATTACAAGACCGGCGATCCCGAGCATTTGCGCAATGACGGCTACCGCACTCAGCTCGAGCTCTACTCCAAGGCGGTGGAAAAGTCGACGGGTATCAGGGTCAAGCGCGCCTGTCTGTATTCGTTTACTTCGGGCGAGTTTGTCGATTTTTAG